The following proteins are co-located in the Spinactinospora alkalitolerans genome:
- a CDS encoding dCMP deaminase — protein MSAARATEADRDLLRAAIGLSRSCPPSTTAFSVGAIVAGADGGVLADGYSRRDDPHDHAEEAALRAVAPGDPRLAGATIYSSLEPCSARASRPCSCTSLILATPIPRVVFAWREPSLFVDCEGAELLRAAGRTVVEVPELAELVRDVNRHLLG, from the coding sequence GTGAGCGCCGCGCGGGCCACCGAGGCCGACCGCGACCTGCTGCGCGCCGCGATCGGGCTGTCGCGCTCCTGCCCGCCGTCGACCACGGCGTTCTCGGTCGGCGCGATCGTGGCCGGCGCCGACGGCGGCGTGCTCGCCGACGGCTACTCGCGCCGCGACGACCCGCACGACCACGCCGAGGAGGCGGCGCTGCGCGCCGTGGCGCCCGGCGACCCCCGCCTGGCCGGCGCGACGATCTACAGCTCGCTGGAGCCGTGCAGCGCCCGGGCGTCGCGGCCCTGCTCGTGCACGAGCCTCATCCTGGCCACGCCGATCCCGCGGGTGGTGTTCGCCTGGCGGGAGCCCTCGCTGTTCGTCGACTGCGAGGGCGCGGAGCTGCTGCGCGCCGCCGGGCGCACCGTGGTGGAGGTGCCGGAGCTGGCCGAACTGGTCCGCGACGTCAACCGGCACCTGCTGGGCTGA
- a CDS encoding RibD family protein, producing the protein MTDQPAPVRPYTILSCAMSVDGRIDDAGPDRLRLSNEADFDEVDELRAGCDAILVGAGTVRADDPRLLVRSQRRRQRRLAEGRTAHPLKAVLSASGGLDPGARIFTTGDAGAVVYTGDGAYAAAARRFAEAAGVDVVAAGDPPEPGAVAADLALRGVRRLMVEGGTAVHTAFLTAGLADELRLAVAPFFVGDAAAPRFVDPGAFPYGPGRPMRLAETRAIGDVVLLRYLLDGDRA; encoded by the coding sequence ATGACCGACCAGCCGGCCCCCGTCCGCCCCTACACGATCCTGAGCTGCGCCATGTCCGTGGACGGCCGCATCGACGACGCCGGGCCGGACCGGCTGCGGCTGTCCAACGAGGCCGACTTCGACGAGGTGGACGAGCTCCGGGCCGGGTGCGATGCGATCCTGGTGGGGGCGGGGACGGTCCGGGCGGACGACCCCCGGCTGCTGGTGCGCTCGCAGCGGCGGCGGCAGCGGCGCCTCGCCGAGGGCAGGACGGCGCATCCGCTCAAGGCGGTGCTCAGCGCGAGCGGCGGGCTCGACCCCGGTGCGCGGATCTTCACCACCGGCGACGCCGGCGCGGTCGTCTACACCGGCGACGGCGCGTACGCCGCCGCCGCGCGGCGGTTCGCCGAAGCCGCGGGCGTCGACGTCGTGGCGGCCGGGGACCCGCCGGAGCCGGGCGCGGTGGCCGCCGACCTGGCGCTGCGCGGCGTACGCCGGCTCATGGTGGAGGGCGGCACGGCGGTGCACACCGCGTTCCTCACCGCGGGGCTGGCCGACGAGCTCCGGCTGGCCGTGGCACCGTTCTTCGTGGGCGATGCCGCGGCGCCCCGGTTCGTCGATCCGGGAGCCTTCCCGTACGGCCCCGGCCGACCCATGCGGCTGGCCGAGACCCGGGCCATCGGCGACGTGGTGCTGCTGCGCTACCTGCTCGACGGGGACCGCGCGTGA
- a CDS encoding sugar isomerase domain-containing protein: MNDDAGRTGAAANYFAALQALLAEVAATQSEAIDSAARAAAACVADGGMVHVFGSGHSQLVAIEPMVRAGGLGAVAAVVDPALSSVRPRRAALTERLPGYGAATMELADLRRGEVLFVVSNSGINPVPVDAALAARERGVHVVGVTSLAHSGAASPRHPSGRRLFEVADTVIDTRVPPGDTAITVSGAATGAVSTILGCAVLHAVTARTVELLAERGVEVPLLRSQNLDGAEESNARALAPYRTRLGPQTA; encoded by the coding sequence GTGAACGACGACGCAGGGCGAACAGGGGCGGCGGCCAACTACTTCGCGGCGCTGCAGGCGCTGCTGGCCGAGGTGGCGGCGACCCAGTCCGAGGCGATCGACTCCGCGGCCCGGGCGGCCGCGGCCTGCGTCGCCGACGGCGGCATGGTGCACGTGTTCGGCAGCGGGCACTCCCAACTGGTGGCGATCGAGCCGATGGTGCGGGCCGGCGGGCTGGGCGCGGTCGCCGCGGTCGTGGATCCGGCGCTGTCGTCGGTCCGGCCACGCCGGGCCGCCCTCACCGAGCGGCTGCCCGGCTACGGCGCCGCGACGATGGAGCTGGCCGACCTGCGCCGGGGCGAGGTGCTCTTCGTCGTGTCCAACTCCGGCATCAATCCGGTCCCCGTCGACGCCGCGCTGGCGGCCAGGGAGCGCGGCGTCCACGTGGTCGGGGTGACCAGCTTGGCCCACTCCGGGGCGGCCTCCCCACGCCACCCGTCGGGGCGGCGGCTCTTCGAGGTCGCCGACACCGTGATCGACACCCGCGTCCCGCCCGGCGACACCGCGATCACCGTCTCCGGCGCGGCGACCGGCGCGGTCTCAACCATCCTGGGCTGCGCCGTCCTGCACGCGGTGACGGCGCGGACGGTGGAGCTCCTGGCCGAGCGGGGCGTCGAGGTCCCCCTGCTGCGGAGCCAGAACCTGGACGGCGCCGAAGAGTCCAACGCACGCGCCCTGGCCCCCTACCGCACCCGCCTGGGCCCTCAGACGGCCTGA
- a CDS encoding GntR family transcriptional regulator, whose protein sequence is MTRRAPKAEHVRSLIERDLIPLLGPADVLPAERLLAERFAVSRMTVRAALKLLEADGAVRSVPGVGTFAARPRVSKAPILSSFSEDAKARGYRPATRVIATGTVRADMAVALELGIEAGDEVHEVARVRLADDVPICVERVLLPAALLPGLLEHDLTGSLYALLAEAYGVRISRSDRRIRAVNIDREHADLLGVPHRSAALHVDQLSVDQHGRRVEHGRSLYRGDRYDFTTVTRACDAPGPPVATGAPGEV, encoded by the coding sequence ATGACGCGCCGCGCGCCGAAGGCCGAGCACGTGCGCTCGCTGATCGAGCGCGATCTGATCCCGCTGCTCGGCCCCGCCGACGTGCTCCCGGCCGAGCGCCTCCTGGCCGAGCGCTTCGCGGTCTCGCGGATGACCGTCCGCGCGGCGCTGAAGCTGCTGGAGGCCGACGGCGCGGTGCGCTCGGTGCCGGGCGTGGGCACGTTCGCCGCACGCCCCCGCGTCTCCAAGGCGCCGATCCTGTCCTCGTTCTCCGAGGACGCCAAGGCCCGCGGCTACCGGCCCGCCACGCGGGTGATCGCCACCGGCACGGTCCGCGCCGACATGGCGGTCGCGCTGGAACTGGGCATCGAGGCCGGCGACGAGGTCCACGAGGTGGCCAGGGTGCGGCTCGCCGACGACGTCCCGATCTGCGTCGAGCGCGTGCTGCTGCCGGCCGCCCTGCTCCCCGGCCTGCTCGAACACGACCTGACCGGCTCCCTCTACGCGCTGCTCGCCGAAGCCTACGGGGTGCGCATCAGCCGCTCCGACCGGCGCATCCGGGCCGTCAACATCGACCGCGAGCACGCCGACCTGCTGGGGGTGCCGCACCGCAGCGCGGCGCTGCACGTCGATCAGCTCAGCGTCGACCAGCACGGACGCCGCGTCGAGCACGGGCGCTCGCTCTACCGCGGCGACCGCTACGACTTCACGACGGTGACCCGGGCCTGCGACGCGCCCGGCCCGCCCGTCGCGACCGGAGCACCCGGGGAGGTCTGA